A genome region from Primulina eburnea isolate SZY01 chromosome 9, ASM2296580v1, whole genome shotgun sequence includes the following:
- the LOC140841138 gene encoding protein transport protein SEC13 homolog B-like isoform X2: MPGQKIETGHQDVVHDVAMDYYGKRLATGSSDNTIKIIGVTNSGSQHLATLTGHQGPVWQVAWAHPKFGSLLASCSYDGKVVIWREGNQNEWIQAHVFDDHKASVNSISWAPHELGLCLACGSSDGNISVYMAGPDGGWDKSRIDQAHPVGVTSVSWAPSTTPGALVGTGLLDPVQKLASGGCDNTVKVWKFDNGTWRLDCFPALSMHSDWVRDVSWAPNLGLPKSTIASASQDGKVILWTSLKEGDQWNGKVLKDFKTPVWRVSWSLTGNILAVADGQNTVTLWKEAVDGEWQQVTTVDS; this comes from the coding sequence ATGCCTGGACAAAAGATTGAGACTGGCCACCAAGATGTTGTTCATGATGTGGCAATGGATTACTATGGTAAACGTCTCGCTACGGGCTCGTCTGACAATACGATCAAGATCATTGGAGTTACGAACTCGGGATCTCAGCATCTTGCTACTTTAACTGGTCACCAAGGGCCTGTTTGGCAAGTAGCATGGGCGCATCCGAAATTTGGGTCGCTTCTTGCTTCTTGTTCGTATGATGGAAAGGTTGTCATTTGGAGGGAAGGAAATCAAAACGAGTGGATACAGGCTCATGTTTTCGATGATCACAAAGCATCTGTCAATTCGATATCTTGGGCACCTCATGAACTTGGCCTATGTCTCGCATGTGGATCTTCGGATGGTAATATATCAGTTTACATGGCAGGTCCTGATGGTGGATGGGACAAATCACGTATAGACCAGGCTCATCCAGTTGGTGTAACATCTGTCTCGTGGGCCCCATCAACCACCCCTGGTGCTCTAGTAGGCACTGGCCTACTCGATCCTGTTCAGAAACTAGCATCCGGTGGCTGTGATAATACGGTGAAAGTGTGGAAGTTTGACAATGGAACTTGGAGATTGGATTGCTTCCCAGCTCTGAGCATGCATAGCGATTGGGTGCGGGATGTTTCTTGGGCACCAAACCTAGGACTTCCCAAGTCAACAATTGCAAGTGCTTCTCAAGATGGAAAGGTAATACTATGGACTTCTCTGAAGGAAGGTGATCAATGGAATGGCAAAGTTTTGAAGGATTTCAAGACTCCTGTTTGGAGGGTCTCGTGGTCGCTTACCGGAAACATACTTGCTGTGGCTGATGGGCAAAACACTGTGACACTCTGGAAAGAAGCAGTGGACGGAGAGTGGCAGCAGGTGACTACAGTCGACTCATGA
- the LOC140841137 gene encoding GATA transcription factor 9-like, translated as MEYFVGSYGEFSSVENGNLNNNGVHFMVDDLLDFSKADETVTDVFFDSLGGNSGDSSTVTAVDSCNSSVSGGDGQVNGNVSCRSFNESQFCSNELCVPYDDLAELEWLSNFVEESFSTEELHFIPTNTTAPAAAAAQSAATDTSSSVTTTHSPPIFSTDVSVPGKARSKRSRAVPCDWSSRLLLVSPSPTHKTTPSIKKQPADTPGRKCLHCASEKTPQWRTGPMGPKTLCNACGVRFKSGRLVPEYRPAASPTFVTTKHSNSHRKVIELRRQKDLQKQQNQNLLSQVSIFNVSNGCDEFFVHHHDFINGRDVRHMIE; from the exons ATGGAGTATTTCGTTGGTAGTTATGGAGAATTTTCTTCTGTTGAAAACGGAAATTTGAACAATAATGGTGTTCATTTCATGGTGGATGATTTGCTGGATTTTTCCAAGGCGGATGAAACTGTGACCGACGTGTTTTTCGACAGCTTGGGAGGGAATTCCGGTGATTCATCCACCGTCACCGCGGTTGACAGCTGTAACTCATCGGTTTCCGGAGGCGACGGCCAGGTTAACGGTAATGTCAGCTGCCGCAGCTTCAACGAGTCGCAGTTTTGCAGCAATGAACTCTGTGTTCCG TATGATGATTTAGCTGAGCTAGAATGGTTGTCGAATTTCGTGGAAGAATCCTTCTCAACCGAGGAACTCCATTTCATCCCCACAAACACCACAGCGCCCGCCGCCGCAGCCGCACAAAGCGCCGCCACCGACACTTCTTCTTCCGTCACCACCACACACTCGCCACCAATTTTCTCCACCGATGTCTCAGTCCCAGGCAAAGCCAGAAGCAAACGCTCACGCGCCGTACCCTGCGACTGGTCTTCCCGCCTCCTCCTCGTTTCCCCTTCCCCGACCCACAAAACGACACCGTCTATCAAAAAACAGCCCGCAGACACTCCAGGCCGGAAATGCCTTCACTGCGCTTCAGAGAAGACCCCACAATGGCGAACCGGCCCGATGGGCCCGAAAACCTTGTGCAACGCCTGTGGGGTCCGCTTCAAATCGGGTCGACTCGTGCCCGAGTACCGACCCGCCGCGAGCCCGACTTTTGTCACCACAAAGCATTCGAATTCGCACCGCAAAGTGATCGAGCTCCGAAGGCAGAAGGATCTCCAAAAACAGCAGAACCAGAATTTGCTTAGTCAAGTCTCCATTTTCAACGTATCCAACGGCTGCGATGAGTTCTTCGTTCACCATCACGACTTTATCAACGGTCGTGACGTGAGGCACATGATAGAATGA
- the LOC140841138 gene encoding uncharacterized protein isoform X1: MTIDKSGMSVTNRISLEYKNGVRTFVTRAIEYVNEEGKIRCPCNTCLNHLYQPLRLVEIHLIKYGIQQSYKVWDYHGERYEHPPIEHEVLSDIDAQDEMIDVLADLTGPVEIGESSEPIRHQGLQTDNFDDMLKGIEKELYPGCVNFSALNFLVKLMHVKVLNKWSNKSFDMLLKLLKQAFPQALLPGSHYEAKRKLSELGLGYESIHVCEHDCVLFWKENAGLQNCPVCGVSRWVDKNTKGKKIPRKVMRYFPLTPRLKRLYSSRHTAREMRWHDAERLKDDGVLRHPADGSAWKMFDVKFPAFAMDPRNVRLGLATDGFNPFGSMSTTYSMWPVMVVPYNTPPWKCMKSENMMLSLLIPGPTSPGKDMDVFLKPLIEELKTLWEGVNTRDASSNDTFLMRAAVLWTINDYPAYALMSGWSTKGYKACPNIAHKQFSQKHAFLSTSKPCGLRLARGVRLGLPLARSVCTKARRRKAHIFYNYDSNISFYIQL; this comes from the coding sequence ATGACGATTGACAAAAGTGGGATGAGTGTGACAAATAGAATCTCTCTCGAATATAAAAATGGTGTTCGGACATTTGTAACACGAGCTATCGAGTACGTGAATGAAGAGGGGAAAATAAGATGTCCATGTAATACTTGTTTGAATCATCTGTATCAGCCATTGCGCTTAGTAGAGATACACCTGATAAAATATGGGATACAACAATCATACAAAGTGTGGGACTACCATGGTGAGCGGTATGAACATCCACCGATAGAGCATGAAGTTTTATCTGATATTGATGCTCAAGATGAAATGATTGACGTTCTGGCTGATTTGACTGGACCGGTAGAGATAGGAGAATCCAGTGAGCCTATTCGGCATCAAGGTTTGCAAACTGATAATTTCGATGATATGTTGAAGGGAATTGAGAAAGAATTGTATCCAGGATGTGTAAATTTCTCGGCGCTTAATTTCTTGGTAAAATTAATGCATGTGAAAGTACTGAACAAATGGAGTAAcaaatcttttgatatgttACTTAAGTTATTGAAGCAGGCATTTCCTCAAGCATTATTACCTGGCTCACACTATGAGGCAAAGAGAAAGCTAAGTGAACTGGGATTGGGGTACGAGTCAATTCATGTATGCGAACATGATTGTGTTCTTTTCTGGAAAGAGAATGCTGGGCTTCAAAATTGTCCTGTATGTGGAGTGAGTAGATGGGTTGACAAAAATACGAAAGGGAAAAAAATACCAAGAAAAGTGATGCGATACTTTCCCCTAACTCCTAGATTAAAGCGTTTGTATAGTTCTAGGCACACTGCAAGAGAAATGAGATGGCATGATGCTGAGCGGCTAAAAGATGATGGTGTTTTAAGGCACCCCGCTGATGGTTCCGCTTGGAAGATGTTTGATGTGAAATTTCCAGCATTTGCAATGGATCCTAGAAATGTGCGTCTTGGTTTGGCAACAGACGGTTTTAATCCATTTGGCAGCATGAGCACGACTTATAGTATGTGGCCTGTTATGGTTGTTCCATATAACACACCACCTTGGAAGTGTATGAAGTcagaaaatatgatgttgtcttTATTAATACCTGGGCCGACATCTCCTGGAAAAGACATGGATGTTTTCCTTAAGCCACTAATTGAAGAATTAAAAACATTGTGGGAAGGCGTGAATACTCGAGATGCATCGAGTAATGATACTTTCTTAATGCGTGCAGCAGTTTTGTGGACCATCAATGATTACCCTGCATATGCTTTAATGTCTGGATGGAGTACAAAAGGGTATAAAGCATGTCCAAACATTGCACACAAACAATTTTCACAGAAGCACGCTTTTCTCTCCACAAGCAAGCCTTGCGGCTTGCGCCTTGCAAGAGGCGTGCGTCTGGGCTTGCCTCTTGCAAGGTCTGTCTGCACCAAGGCGCGTAGGCGCAAGGCACACATTTTTTACAATTATGATTCCAATATTTCATTTTATATTCAACTTTGA